Genomic segment of Malania oleifera isolate guangnan ecotype guangnan chromosome 7, ASM2987363v1, whole genome shotgun sequence:
atgatagaaaatggcttatatattctaaatatttagatagagtattttatttttgttgtaagttattttgccaaaaattaaataaccaacaactagctaatacttgaaaatcttgaatataaaactttaattagtgattttgcatctcaaaaagttaaaaaaattaattttaaataaaaataaaaattaaacaaaatattaagggtccttgaATAAATTATTCGCCTAAGGCCCCATATTATCAAGAGCCGGCCCTGCCACGGACGTGTCTCCTACGAGAGACACACATGGACATTTTATTatataccattatatatatatatatatatatatatatatatatgggcatTTTATTATTCAttagtatatttattttcttgtagGGAGAGGTGGGCGTGTGCTTGAGAAATGCAGTGAGGGTACGGCTACAGCCCATGTCTTTTATCTCTAAAGTTGACGTGCATCCATTCCACGTGGCGGTGCTGCTCTGCCCAGATTCGTACAAGTGTCGAGCAATTGCCTTCCAAACATGATCATCGTCGTAGTGATGAGCTTCATTAATTTCAGTATAAACCTGCATGCAGAACAATTGTTACTGTTGTTATCACAAAAGATCACGTGAGAAAAAATTAATGCTCATTACTCAGTATGAATCATTTGAGGAGCAAAAACATTCtatcttttttataaaaaataaaaaattcttaatAAGATTAAATTCAAGTAACGATGGCATTAACGTAAACAATAATTATCACTTGCCTAAAAGTACCTTCAAGATAATAAGATTACATAAAAACTgataaattgttttaaaataaaaagaaaaaactaaaagaaaatccctatatgtttagttcaataaatttaaaaaaaaaaaaaacgatatTTAGTGTTTTTATTACGACTACTAAAGCTCTTTATGTTTTCCGAGCTATACAAAATATTACTTTTGTTGTCCTTTTTAACAAGAGTTAATATAAAGACCaagacttgtgactttggtgaccatAAAGTCACTGGTTCAATTTCCCCTTAAGAGGTTATCCCAGTGAATTACCAGGGGTGCGTCAATGGGCGGGTGGCTTTCACCCCCTGAATTTGATGCTGTATTATTGTGTTCAAAGTGGGGCAATGGTGACTAAAATCTCTGGatcatcaaatatatatatatatatatatatatatatatatagaaagaccaAAATATTCACAAAGGCAATTAATcgaattaaaataatattagacCCATCTACAAGTAGGAATGCACCTTGTTGACAGGCTTGTGATCCTGTTGTAGGTTGGACCAAGCAAGCATCCAATCACACTCATCTTCAGTTGCGTTCTTACCACGATACACAACAGCAGTTCCAAGGGTTCTTCTGTGCAAGAAAAAAAGCCTCCGCCCATCTTTAATGTCTCTGCACGGAGGAGCCACGGCAGGGATATCCCACACCTTGCTATCAACAAAGGTCGCTGTGTCCCCCGTGAAGTTGTAAAAGAAGCACACCGTGCTCACTTCGCAATTATCATCCATTTCCTTCGTTAACTTTTGCACATACTGCTCAAGATTTGGGTCTTCGTCATCTTTTGAGTTGCATTTCATGTTAAGAgccaccatctccctatcattctGAGTTATTGTGTTTCCTGCATATTCTGACATTTTTTTCCTAGTGGAGTCGATAGGATTGCCAAACACTACTTTGTTATGACACTATAATAGCTCTCTGTGTTCCGAGCTCTCACACACCCATGCACATATACACACATTAGAGGTATATATGAAAGTTTTGATTTGTTGGAAGTGGATTAGGCAAGAACCTAAAAGCATATTGACAGAAGAGAGAATATTTTGGAGTAGGGTGTGCATGGACCGTTAGTGTGAAAGGATAATTAATTTTATTGAGATAAGGCAAAAGCGTAAAGCAAAGAATAAGAATATTTAAATTAAAGTTGGGGTGTACGTGGTTGCATGATATAAAAAGTAGGTCGTCTGGAGATAAGGCAAGAGCGTAAATGGATACAGAATGAGAATTTTTAAACTAGACCGTTTCTTTACTCCAATTCTTTCAAAACATCCTTAGATGTATTTTGCATAATAGATTAAGTTTTGTTTCTGTGAATATAGATTTTATCAATATGGCATTCACCCAAGATCAAGTGCATtggagaaaataaaagaaaagtgtATCAGAGTATTCTTTTTTGGGGCAAGGTATGTGAAGGTCGTTGCATAGGGTTTAGGCAAAAGAGTGATGGCAAGAAACcgtagttttaaatttttataattttatttctaaattattCGGAATCATCCATTTTAATATATCTTTCTCAAAGTTTCATTCAtaatttttaagttttcaatgttcttcaaaattaaaattgaaatttctaTCAATGTCAAATCTTTTGTTGAATTTTCCATAAATGAGAGCCCAAAATTTTCCATTGAAAGTTGAAATTGTAGTCCTCAAAAATAGGTTGACTAGTAAAGATAGTACAGTATAAAAAATATCAGATATGTCATAaacaaacaagagagagagacagagagaattAGATACCGCATATAtagatatacgtatatatatatatatatattctagaattaatataatttcaccatatttatataatattctAAGTAAGTTAGGcacttataattattttttgtacTTATGATGAAatcatgttatttttttttttaaaaaaattcttaaaaaattaCAAGATTTTTTAACGTTGTATCCCGAATGCACACAAGACTAGTATGTTAGATATGAAGATTCAGTGGTAGATCTAAAACATTTCTTGAGGATAAATACATATAGttaaaaaatatgaatatatttttatttatttttcaaagtaagtgatcaaaattcacatatatgcacatttaataataataataataataataatattattattattattattattattatttcaaataacatttaataaccaaaaaaagtcaaaagaaaCATTTGCTACTACATTATGGCTATAGGTCACTCTAGCAATTAGAACCTATACCCATTGACTCACCCATACCCATGATAAATAAAAGGGTTATAGTACGCCCATATAATTATATGGGTTATAAATGAGTGACCCATTTAGActcatttattaaatgggttaaatGAGTGCACCCACTTAACCCATCGATTCATTTAAATTttcaaccttaattaattaatttaaattattatattttaaaatatactataaataaataactaatattataatttaaatttttacgAACTTAATAGTTCAGGTTGAATAGTTATATAGTTATGTACATAATTTGAGTCGGTTTTCAAATTAATTAACATCTCTGCATCTTTTTTGTTGCATGACATGTCCATAATTATGTCGGTATATGATTATAGTATTATCTATATTtattatttgtaattaaattatataattatgtaattaacATCAATCTACatgcataattttataattatgaaCAGCTATGTTACAATATGTACGTAATTATGCAATTATGTATACGTAAatgatttgatttactttgattttctaaattatttaatatgcatgcatgcatgtgtatagTTTATTTAATTGGTTTAATTTAGATATGTTCATAATTGAATCGACATGTAATTATATTAATGTTGATTATacttataatttaaaattaaactacataattacataattactatcattattcaaaaatctatttacataattttgtaatatgagcaattataaatatatacaattgGTTTGGTTCATATGCATACATGTATGGTTAGATTCAAGTATGTTTGTCATTATGTAGTTATTGAATTAAACAACTCACTTACATTGTTATAATTTGGAAATGTatgaatataagtttattatcaTGAACAATTCTATATGAATATGAATGTAAAAACACaattatatatgtacataattgaTTTGGTTAGATTTACCGAGTTAATTAATAGGCATGTATGTACGTAATTACgtaattgatttgatttaaatatttttgtgattatataaatatgtaattataGAGGTAGTAACAcatatcatttgaaattaaaattcatgCGTAATCAATTCTATAATTCGGATATCtatgtacataattttgtaatatgtTAATAGTTTAGTTCGAATATGCAAGTACTTGCGTAATTATGTGtacataattaatttatttacttGTGAGTATACGTAATTATACAATTATGAGTGTACAAATTCAGTTGGATTTGTTTATGCAAATCAATTAATATACACGCATGCATGTATGAAATTACATAATTGGTTGATTAAGATTAGGGGTGggcaagaaaaatcaaaatattgaACCAAATCGCAAAAATGAACTAAACCAAACAGAAAAATTGGTTAACAATTTTTTTGATTTGATTTCGCTTcagaattttatattttttcggTTGTTTAGTTTCTGTTCGATCTATTCAATAACTCCAATTAACCAAACAAAACtgatatactataaatatattttaaaaagacacaatatatataatattatataaatttgaataatttaaattttaaaaaattgtattgATCTAATATACGTgcccaatttttattttgaatatttttaaatttatatgttgattattatgaaagaaaaaatattattcatagtaactttaaaattttaaattatgcataacAGTTCAACTTGGTTAACCAATGGATATTAATCTAaaaatcggttaaccaaattttGGTTAACTGATTTAAATGGTTTGGTTTCAGTTCGCATTTTCTAGCGAATCAAAACTTCAGTTCGGTTAGCTGTTCAATGGTAatggtttggttaaccaaaccacATTCACCCCTAATTAAATATATCTGTAATTTATAGACATGTACGTAatcatttgtattaattagtTACAACTACTTCTTAAAATTAAACCATATAATTGATTATGAAATCAATATTGTAATttgaaaatctatatacataattttgtataaatatatttagatatatatatgtatgtaattatataattatgagtGTACATGATTAGTTGAGTTTCGTCATGCAAATCAATtgatatgcatgcatgcatgtacgtaATAATGTAACTCATTGGCtaagatatatttataattttattgacATGTAACTATAGTATTTGCTATAATTaccatttgaaattaaactatttaatttattaaataattaatactataactcataaatctttataaaataattattaagtGGATTCAAATATGTACGTAATAACGCAATTATAAGCATATGCAATTGATTCGATTCGGTTATGCAAACAAATTAATATAAAGACATACATGTACGTAATttacataattatatacatatttttcaatcGAGTAATGGATCAAATAACCTTAGATGACAGTaagttgtaataataataatgtttgaAAATAGTTATAAGCTTCAATATGTATTCAATAATTGATTTCATATGCtttaaaattaaatgaataaataggTTGATTCGTGCCTAAATGGATATGGGTTACAAATGGgtcaaatattttatataaatgggTCATAAATTGGTCAATGAGTTTTAAATGACCCTACCCATTTTGACTCTACTCATATCCAACCATTTAACATGTCTATTTATAACTTCCTCTCCTTGGATGGAAGAGGGGATCGCTATCCTCTGGATCGCCAATGTGTTTACAATTAACAATTGAAAAAATCAATTGCCACAATTAAAGCAATAGTACTATATGTCTTGGGTACGTGTCATCAGGGACCCAAGTGGTATGGTACCAGGGGATGTAGGTTTATGGGATCTACAAACCAGCACCCACTAGTATCTTGACACATGAGCCTATGTCATCACAGGTTTGAGACACCATCGACTCTTATATTTTTGTTCGTCTTCTTATCGTCTCAATAGTGGAATTAATTCATTTAACTACAAAAAAAAGATTATggaaatattttcataaaaaaccaTTCCTTTGTTCGATCTATATTCCAATGTCCTCTCAATGCACCATATTTAGCAtcaaagggaatttttttttctttcttctcttggCCAAAATTTTAAACATGAATAAATTGATTTCTAACAGCCCAATACTTTTAGAATGTGTAGCCTTTAACTCTAGGGCAAAATTTTGACTAATATGAACTTTATACTCATTGtttttgcatttttctcaatttcgccCTCATCTTGTCCTCATTAGTTCTTGTTGCTAGTCATCAACACCATAAATGTAGCTCAATCACTCGCCGATAATGAAACCATCATCTCCTTTAGTATGTTTGAGTCACAAATAGAGAACACCATTAATGGATTCATCAAGGATTCTCAAAATGAAGTGTTCGAGAAATCAATAGTTTTTATATTGGAaatgaatttttttgaaatttttttaaatggtgTTAACAGATTTTTTAGATTGCTAAAATATTCTAACACCAAATTCCTTTAAATTGCAATCATTTCTTTTCTAACATTATGCTGGGAGAGTAAAGAAGGATGGTCTTCTATTTCCTACCAAGGAGAGGAGGCACAATCCTATAATATTACAATTAATTTGTGGTATTTTACTCTAAAATCCTAAGCtttcatgtttgttgtttttaAGAATAGCAAcaaaattcttttttattttttaaaattgtccCCTCCCAACTCTATGTGAGCACATCACTCCCGTCCCATTTTGAaagagaaaatttcaaaaaaaaaaaatgtgtaacaaAAATTTGTGTCATTCCGCATTACTTAAAAGACGCAGTGTGTCCCAAATTTGAGAAATGGCGCCCCACGAACTCCGCCGCCCGTTCAAACGCCCGGCTTTCTCCGACCAGCATAAGCGTCGGGAGCTTTCACTTCTCCGGCAGGCGCAGAACCGCCGCGACGCCCATCACCACGCTCGCTGCCTCGCGTCCTCGGTTCTCTCTCTCCATGCCCACACCCCTGACCCCATCGCCTCCGACCCACAAGCCCCGCCCGACATCGAACTCGCCCCCGAGCCCGAACCTGAACCTGAACCTGAACCCGAACAATGCTCCGGCGAAATCGATGTTCGTTGGGCGTCGAAGCTCAGAGGCCCCGAAGCTCGTCGATGGTTCGCCAGACAACTCATGCTTCCCGAGTGGATGATCGATGTCCCAGATGGATTGAATGACGACTGGTTTTTTATTCTCCGCCATTTCTATATATCTTTGATTGCTCAATCTTTGTTTTCagtgtttttttcttttccagtagaAAGATTAGGCGCAACTGCTGCAAACGGGAGTATAAATTTAGGGCCTTCCGCCCCGCCCCCTAAAAAATGCTGCTTGGATCAGGAGACTGTAGTTCGCATggattagggttttttgtttgcttctttttttttcccctggACAAGTTAGAGCAGCGAACTTTAGAAATTAGTTAT
This window contains:
- the LOC131160571 gene encoding uncharacterized protein LOC131160571, which codes for MSEYAGNTITQNDREMVALNMKCNSKDDEDPNLEQYVQKLTKEMDDNCEVSTVCFFYNFTGDTATFVDSKVWDIPAVAPPCRDIKDGRRLFFLHRRTLGTAVVYRGKNATEDECDWMLAWSNLQQDHKPVNKVYTEINEAHHYDDDHVWKAIARHLYESGQSSTATWNGCTSTLEIKDMGCSRTLTAFLKHTPTSPYKKINILMNNKMPIYIYIYIYIYIMVYNKMSMCVSRPPMVRG